The genomic window CGCGATGATCGCCGGCGAGTCCCGTGCGGTGGTGGACACGCGGCACGCGATCGCGGGCCTGGCGCGGAAGCGGTAGCTGAGTTGAAGGTAGGGGTCACCGGGGCGGGCGGGCTCCTCGGCAGCACCCTGGTGCCGTTGTGGCGCCGCGCCGGCGCGGAGGTGGTCGCCTGGCGCCGGGCGGACCTGGACGTGACCGACGAGCAGGCCGTGCTTGCCGCGATCGCCGATGTGATGCCCGACGTGGTGGTCCACGCGGCCGGCTACACCGCGGTCGATCGCGCCGAGGCGGAGCCAGACGAGGCCATGTGGGTCAACGGTCAGGGCACTGCGAACGTGTGCCGCGCCTGCGAGGCCGCGGGGACCCGGGTGGTCTACATCAGCACCGACTACGTTTTCGATGGATACGAAGCGGGGCCGATCGCGCCGGACGCTACGCCGGCACCCTTGGGCGCGTACGGTCGCAGCAAGCTCCAAGGCGAGCGCGAAGTGCGGGCGCTGGGCGATGCCGGTGTCGTGGTTCGCACGGGATGGATGTACGGCCCCGGCGGCAGCAACTTCGTGGACACCATGCGGGGTGCGGCCGCGGAGCGACGTCCGGTGATGGTGGTCGCAGACCAGCGTGGGGCGCCGACGTCGTCGCGGCTCGTAGCGGAAGCGTTGTGGGGACTCTGCTCCGCCGGCGTATCGAAGGAATGGCACGTGATGTCGTCCGGTCCCGCGACCTGGTTCGACGTCGCGCGCGCGGTCTACGAGTTCGCCGGAGTGTCGGTCGGCTTGGTGACGCCGTGCTCGACGGCCGAGCTGGGGCGGCCGGCGCCGCGGCCGGCGAACTCCTACCTCGACTGCCGGTCCGTGGAGGCGCGATTGGGGGTGCGATTACCGGATTGGCGCGAGCAGGTCCGGGCGTACGTATGCGAAGGCGTCATGCCGGGGACAGGGTTGATCGGAGAGGCCGTCGCGTGAAGGGGGTGATCCTGGCGGGCGGGCTGGGCTCACGCCTCTCGCCCATGACGCGGGTGACGAACAAACACCTGCTTCCGGTCTACGACCGGCCAATGATCTACTATCCCCTGGAGACGCTGGTCGAGGCGGGGATCACCGAGATCATGCTGGTCACCGGCGGGAACAATGCGGGGGACTTCCTGCGCCTGCTCGGGAACGGCAAGGAGTTCGGCCTGCGCCGCTTGCACTACACCTATCAGGAAGGTGAGGGCGGCATTGCAGCCGCGCTTCGCCTCACGGAGGACTTCGCCGATGGCGAGCCGGTGTGCGTCATCTTGGGCGACAATATCCTGGGCCAATCGATCCGCCCGGCGGTCGAGCGGTACGCGCGGCGGGGACGCGGCGGCATGGTGCTGCTGAAGGAGGTCCCGGACCCCGAGCGCTTCGGCGTGCCGGTGTTCGACGGAGACCGCATCGTGGCGATCGAGGAGAAGCCGAAACAGCCGAAGTCGCGCTACGCGGTCATCGGCGTGTACCTGTACGACGCCCGCGTCTACGAGATCGTCGCCGGTCTCGCGCCGTCGGGCCGCGGGGAGTTGGAGATCACGGACGTCAACAACCAGTACCTCGCCTGGGGCGAGCTCGCGCACGAAGTGATCGACGGCTGGTGGACCGATGCGGGGACGGTGGAGAGCCTGTTCCGCGCCGCCACCCTGGTGGCCAGGGGGAAGGGGAACGCCAGTGAAACGGTTTGAGCCTCCGTCGCGCACCCTCATCGAGGGCGTACGGACGAAAGCTCTGAAAGTCCTGGCCGACGAGCGCGGCCGCCTCATGGAGATGCTGCGGGCCGACGACGAGCTGTTCGTGAAGTTCGGCCAGGTCTAC from Gemmatimonadales bacterium includes these protein-coding regions:
- the rfbD gene encoding dTDP-4-dehydrorhamnose reductase, whose product is MKVGVTGAGGLLGSTLVPLWRRAGAEVVAWRRADLDVTDEQAVLAAIADVMPDVVVHAAGYTAVDRAEAEPDEAMWVNGQGTANVCRACEAAGTRVVYISTDYVFDGYEAGPIAPDATPAPLGAYGRSKLQGEREVRALGDAGVVVRTGWMYGPGGSNFVDTMRGAAAERRPVMVVADQRGAPTSSRLVAEALWGLCSAGVSKEWHVMSSGPATWFDVARAVYEFAGVSVGLVTPCSTAELGRPAPRPANSYLDCRSVEARLGVRLPDWREQVRAYVCEGVMPGTGLIGEAVA
- a CDS encoding sugar phosphate nucleotidyltransferase is translated as MKGVILAGGLGSRLSPMTRVTNKHLLPVYDRPMIYYPLETLVEAGITEIMLVTGGNNAGDFLRLLGNGKEFGLRRLHYTYQEGEGGIAAALRLTEDFADGEPVCVILGDNILGQSIRPAVERYARRGRGGMVLLKEVPDPERFGVPVFDGDRIVAIEEKPKQPKSRYAVIGVYLYDARVYEIVAGLAPSGRGELEITDVNNQYLAWGELAHEVIDGWWTDAGTVESLFRAATLVARGKGNASETV